One window of Diabrotica undecimpunctata isolate CICGRU chromosome 8, icDiaUnde3, whole genome shotgun sequence genomic DNA carries:
- the LOC140447893 gene encoding uncharacterized protein: MQSKQTTLTDFQKISYNIKNSTYKAVKALHIIAYGDEGVPRQTRRNLRNFSGFAWDKNASEYADKINDVNQKLDMPDLVAVCNLLDLDYSGANDDVIERICSFLNELNVDDKNDEDDDDDNDADDDKEAYDEDKDVYDDKDGFDDEDDNEYEEETESRPTMALKTKKKTKSGRMTAGKVNDSFALSFKDVEDSIRPFDGKDDYPVRKWITDFEEISELMGWNDLQMLIFAKRSLKGIAKLYIQPEKGINSWKLLKKRLTSEFENKISSAEIHKMLMRRKKKHDESVQEYVLTMREIGSRGNIEDEVIIQYTIEGIQDDPVNKVVLYGANNFRDFKEKIKLYELIRKQTAHKSSITETRRKKWTNNEVRQNGRNNEIRRDYRNNEARGDDRRMSENRIKKEEQCYNCGNRGHRSRDCPDKAKGTKCFKCNQFGHVSSRCNAKEDRPSTSGQVNVIDVVYKN; encoded by the coding sequence ATGCAGTCTAAACAAACGACTCTTACCGATTTTCAAAAAATtagttataatattaaaaattcgaCATATAAAGCTGTTAAGGCGTTGCATATTATAGCATATGGTGATGAAGGGGTGCCGCGACAAACAAGAAGAAACTTGCGAAATTTTTCAGGCTTTGCGTGGGATAAAAATGCCAGCGAATATGCTGATAAGATAAACGACGTAAACCAGAAATTAGATATGCCAGACTTAGTTGCAGTCTGTAACCTATTGGATCTAGATTATTCTGGTGCAAATGACGACGTAATTGAACGTATTTGTTCGTTTTTGAATGAATTAAATGTAGATGACAAGAATGACGAAGATGACGATGACGACAACGACGCGGACGACGATAAAGAAGCTTATGACGAAGATAAAGACGTTTATGACGATAAAGACGGTTTCGACGATGAAGACGATAATGAATACGAGGAAGAAACTGAAAGTAGGCCAACGATGGCTTTAAAGacgaagaaaaaaacaaaatcaggTAGAATGACGGCCGGTAAAGTAAATGATTCTTTTGCTTTGAGTTTTAAAGACGTAGAAGACAGCATAAGACCCTTCGACGGAAAAGACGATTATCCGGTGAGAAAATGGATTACTGACTTCGAAGAAATTTCTGAATTAATGGGATGGAATGATTTGCAAATGCTAATTTTTGCAAAACGATCCCTAAAAGGAATTGCGAAACTGTATATTCagccagaaaaaggaattaatagCTGGAAACTATTGAAGAAAAGACTTACTTCGgaattcgaaaataaaataagtagTGCTGAAATACATAAAATGCTGATGCGTAGAAAGAAGAAACATGATGAAAGTGTACAGGAGTATGTACTGACGATGAGGGAAATTGGTAGCAGAGGTAACATAGAAGACGAGGTcataatacaatatacaatagAAGGCATTCAAGACGACCCTGTTAACAAAGTTGTACTTTATGGCGCAAACAACTTCAGAGACTTcaaggaaaaaattaaattgtatgaaCTCATTAGAAAACAGACGGCACACAAATCCTCTATAACTGAAACGCGTAGAAAGAAGTGGACAAACAATGAAGTACGACAAAATGGCAGAAACAATGAAATACGACGAGATTATAGAAACAACGAAGCTAGAGGAGATGACAGAAGAATGTCGGAAAACAGAATTAAGAAAGAAGAACAATGTTATAATTGTGGAAATCGAGGGCACAGATCGAGAGATTGTCCTGATAAAGCCAAGGGAACGAAATGCTTCaaatgcaaccaatttggacaCGTTTCTTCTCGATGCAATGCTAAAGAAGATAGACCTTCGACTTCTGGTCAGGTAAATGTCATTGACGTGGTATACAAAAACTAA